One Ciconia boyciana chromosome 9, ASM3463844v1, whole genome shotgun sequence genomic window carries:
- the LOC140656886 gene encoding neuropeptide Y receptor type 2-like: MGLLEGANSTLTVEKTALDEKLPQGWHAEDFVTSSHDLSGSRSVMMDSTKILGVQVVLIAAYSLIILLGFIGNSLVIYIIVKYKTMRTVTNFFIANLALADLMVDTLCLPFTLVYTLLDEWKFGAVLCHLVPYAQALSVHVSTLTLTVIALDRYRCIVFHLDSRISKRLSFTIIAVMWLAAAVLAGPLAIFREYRYEEIPSINLKMAVCSEKWPSGNNRDATIYSLSMLLLQYVFPLAIICYAYTRIWFKLKNHVSPTSRNENQCRRRKTTKMLVMVVVVFAVCWLPFHIFQLAIDLDLVLIFHEYKLLYTVFHVGAMCSTFVNPLLYGWMNKNYRNGFLMFFRCQNKPESIHTEGSVRGRSYIFRANTLNGSIKQTPGNGPLPTEV; encoded by the coding sequence ATGGGACTGTTGGAGGGAGCCAACAGTACCCTCACTGTGGAGAAGACAGCATTAGACGAGAAGCTGCCACAGGGCTGGCATGCCGAGGACTTTGTCACTTCTAGCCACGATCTCTCTGGGTCCCGCAGTGTTATGATGGACAGCACCAAGATCCTGGGGGTCCAGGTCGTTCTGATTGCCGCCTACTCCCTCATCATTCTGCTGGGGTTCATCGGCAACTCCTTGGTCATCTACATCATAGTGAAGTACAAGACCATGAGGACTGTCACCAACTTCTTCATAGCCAACCTGGCCCTGGCAGATCTGATGGTGGACACACTCTGTCTGCCTTTCACCCTAGTGTACACGCTGCTGGATGAGTGGAAGTTTGGAGCTGTTCTTTGTCATCTGGTCCCTTATGCTCAAGCTCTGAGTGTCCATGTGTCCACTCTCACCCTAACTGTCATTGCCCTGGATAGGTATCGGTGTATCGTTTTCCACCTGGACAGCAGGATTTCCAAGAGGCTCAGCTTCACCATCATAGCTGTCATGTGGCTAGCAGCAGCTGTCCTAGCAGGTCCTCTGGCCATCTTCAGAGAGTACCGGTACGAGGAAATCCCATCCATCAACCTCAAAATGGCTGTCTGCTCAGAAAAATGGCCTTCTGGTAATAACAGAGATGCCACTATCTACAGCCTGTCCATGCTCCTCCTGCagtatgtttttcctcttgcaatTATTTGTTATGCCTATACCAGGATCTGGTTCAAGCTGAAAAATCATGTCAGTCCCACTTCTAGGAATGAAAACCAGTGCCGGAGGAGGAAGACAACGAAAATGCTAGTGATGGTAGTTGTGGTATTTGCAGTCTGTTGGCTCCCCTTCCACATATTCCAGCTTGCCATTGATCTTGATCTGGTTCTTATCTTCCATGAGTACAAACTCCTGTACACTGTCTTCCATGTCGGAGCCATGTGCTCTACATTTGTCAACCCCCTGCTCTACGGATGGATGAACAAGAACTACCGGAACGGCTTCCTTATGTTCTTCCGTTGCCAGAACAAGCCAGAAAGCATCCACACTGAAGGCTCAGTTAGAGGGAGGTCGTACATCTTCAGGGCCAACACCCTAAATGGGAGCATCAAACAGACTCCTGGCAATGGACCACTGCCCACAGAGGTTTAG